From the Diospyros lotus cultivar Yz01 chromosome 13, ASM1463336v1, whole genome shotgun sequence genome, one window contains:
- the LOC127788821 gene encoding uncharacterized protein LOC127788821, with product MDLQTTSSLVRCRVFPATLGDIPRAWLRSLPSRSIGSWEECQRRFLGQYRALRRQLAPPCHLPTVFQRSSKSLKDYIARFRREVSNVESPSDESILTAISAGLRKDRKLYESIYKSPVTDLGEFYEQAAKEIQWEEAFGSKKPAGDREEVRSSSRDRKRNDGGNGRDNRDERSNNQVAKRARWEEREERPPRQGCFNNYAALSDSQERIFAMEKRREDFGRPNPIKTPNKFRNQEKFCTYHNEVGHDTSKCYALKDAIEELIRRGRL from the coding sequence ATGGACCTGCAGACCACTAGCTCGCTGGTAAGGTGTCGAGTGTTCCCTGCGACCTTGGGAGACATTCCGCGTGCTTGGCTCAGAAGCCTTCCATCTCGCAGCATTGGCAGTTGGGAAGAATGCCAGCGGAGGTTCCTCGGTCAGTACAGGGCACTGAGGCGGCAGCTCGCTCCTCCGTGCCACCTCCCCACGGTCTTCCAAAGGTCGAGCAAGTCGCTCAAGGACTACATCGCCAGGTTTCGGCGTGAGGTGAGTAACGTCGAAAGTCCCTCTGACGAAAGTATCTTGACGGCCATCTCGGCAGGCCTCCGGAAAGACaggaagctctatgagagcatctacaAATCCCCCGTTACAGATCTGGGAGAGTTCTATGAGCAAGCTGCAAAAGAGATCCAGTGGGAAGAGGCATTCGGTTCGAAGAAGCCCGCCGGAGATAGGGAGGAAGTCAGAAGTTCTAGTCGAGACAGGAAAAGAAATGACGGGGGGAATGGAAGGGACAACCGTGATGAGCGGTCCAACAATCAGGTAGCCAAGCGAGCTCGATGGGAAGAGCGAGAGGAGCGACCTCCAAGGCAGGGCTGTTTCAACAACTACGCGGCCCTATCGGATTCTCAAGAGAGGATTTTCGCtatggaaaagaggagagaagatTTCGGGAGGCCGAACCCGATAAAAACTCCTAATAAGTTCAGAAACCAGGAGAAGTTTTGTACGTACCACAACGAGGTAGGGCACGACACCTCCAAATGCTACGCCCTGAAAGATGCAATTGAAGAACTGATTCGAAGGGGCCGGCTGTGA